From a region of the Thiorhodovibrio winogradskyi genome:
- a CDS encoding alpha/beta hydrolase, with protein MKRFGTSLIGGLGFALLGAVLTVIGGYVLWARAQPPLQLWHQVSLEEEFTAAKAARIATLDDYLALETRVYDELNAKIYAKTPTGPMQRLNRFSPGSAADPRERRPNWNRTFELVPEDPVGGVLLLHGMSDGPYSLRVLGEALHAKGYRVLGLRMPGHGTAPAGLLTVTWEDMAAATRLGTRHLEHVLDGKPLHVMGYSTGAALALDYTLDAMEDMTRAATEEVTLAVPASLVLVSPAIGITPLAKLTRLFDLMGRLPGLGQLAWTSLVPEFDPFNYNAFTANASLQVHRMTRANAARIRRLSAAAPIEGFPATLVLLTVVDATVSPQAAVDHLLRHLAPDTHELLLYDINRQALKAPLLVANTAALSEQLLADETLPFTLTLVANRSDASRRVMLYQKPPFTASAAPGKSLDAAWPEDTLSLSHVDLPFPPDDPLYGRDPPQRPGQVFLGQLAIRGERGVLKVPAQWLLRLRHNPFYSYQRERVLNWVDRGNVRGEG; from the coding sequence GTGAAGCGTTTTGGCACAAGTCTGATCGGGGGTCTCGGTTTCGCCCTGTTGGGCGCGGTGCTGACAGTCATCGGTGGCTATGTGCTCTGGGCGCGCGCGCAGCCGCCTCTTCAGTTATGGCACCAGGTTAGTCTCGAGGAGGAATTCACGGCGGCAAAGGCAGCGCGGATTGCCACCCTCGACGATTACCTGGCCCTGGAGACGCGTGTCTATGACGAGCTGAATGCAAAAATCTACGCGAAGACCCCAACCGGCCCCATGCAACGGCTGAATCGCTTCAGCCCTGGCAGTGCGGCTGACCCCAGGGAACGTCGTCCAAACTGGAATCGCACCTTCGAACTGGTCCCCGAGGATCCTGTGGGGGGTGTGTTATTGCTCCATGGCATGTCCGATGGCCCTTACAGCCTGCGCGTGCTTGGCGAGGCACTCCATGCCAAAGGTTATCGCGTGCTTGGACTGCGCATGCCAGGGCACGGCACCGCGCCGGCTGGTCTGTTGACTGTGACCTGGGAGGACATGGCCGCCGCCACCCGTCTTGGCACCCGCCACCTTGAGCATGTACTGGATGGCAAGCCGCTCCATGTCATGGGGTATTCAACAGGCGCCGCGCTCGCGCTCGACTACACGCTCGACGCCATGGAAGACATGACGCGGGCGGCGACCGAGGAGGTGACGCTTGCCGTGCCCGCGAGTCTGGTGCTCGTCTCTCCGGCCATCGGCATCACGCCGCTGGCCAAGCTGACGCGGTTATTCGACCTGATGGGCCGGTTGCCAGGCCTTGGCCAACTGGCCTGGACCAGCCTGGTGCCGGAGTTCGATCCCTTCAATTACAACGCCTTCACCGCCAACGCGAGTCTTCAGGTCCATCGCATGACTCGCGCGAACGCGGCGCGGATCAGGCGCCTGTCGGCCGCGGCGCCGATCGAGGGCTTTCCGGCGACCCTGGTGCTCTTGACGGTCGTCGACGCCACGGTATCGCCGCAGGCCGCGGTCGACCATCTGTTGCGGCACCTGGCGCCGGACACGCACGAGCTGCTTCTCTACGATATCAACCGTCAAGCGCTGAAAGCGCCCTTGCTCGTCGCCAACACAGCGGCGCTCAGCGAGCAGCTTCTGGCTGACGAAACCTTGCCCTTTACCCTCACCCTGGTCGCCAACAGGTCCGATGCCAGTCGGCGGGTGATGCTGTATCAAAAGCCGCCTTTCACCGCCTCGGCCGCGCCCGGTAAGTCGCTGGATGCGGCCTGGCCGGAGGATACCCTCTCGCTGTCTCATGTCGATCTGCCGTTTCCTCCGGATGACCCGCTCTATGGCCGCGATCCCCCGCAAAGGCCAGGGCAGGTCTTCTTGGGGCAACTCGCGATTCGCGGCGAGCGCGGCGTGCTAAAAGTCCCGGCGCAGTGGTTGTTGCGCTTGCGGCACAATCCTTTTTATTCTTACCAGCGTGAGCGCGTGCTGAATTGGGTTGACCGGGGTAATGTGAGGGGTGAGGGGTGA
- a CDS encoding sodium:proton antiporter has protein sequence MSGFLSLAGLFILLTVLLGLVRILRGPGDDQRLMAVQLLGSGGLAALLLLGSVIDLTGATDLALLLALLAAFAAVALVAGLGAGSASLGDQGQGSAPGAPGRSPPPARHTWP, from the coding sequence ATGAGCGGTTTTTTATCCCTGGCCGGTCTCTTCATTCTCCTGACGGTGCTGCTTGGCCTGGTTCGCATCCTGCGTGGACCTGGCGATGACCAACGGCTGATGGCTGTTCAGTTGCTCGGCAGCGGCGGCTTGGCCGCGCTCTTGCTCTTGGGTAGCGTCATTGATCTGACCGGCGCGACCGATCTCGCGCTCTTGTTGGCGTTGCTGGCCGCCTTTGCCGCGGTGGCCTTGGTTGCCGGGCTGGGTGCGGGTTCCGCGAGTCTCGGTGATCAGGGGCAGGGATCGGCGCCGGGCGCGCCTGGCCGAAGCCCTCCACCCGCGAGACACACATGGCCCTAA
- a CDS encoding cation:dicarboxylate symporter family transporter, whose translation MSVATQVFIGLGGGLLTGLFFGEHAAFLRIGGDVFIAALQITVIPYVLVALITSLGRLDLSDAKNLVLRAGSVLLLLWAIGLFVVFLAPLSFPDWPSASFFSTSQIQDQPPVDFLRLYIPSNIFYSLSNAVVPAVVVSSILLGVALIQVQGKDRLIDVLTTLGVALMRVTGYIGRLAPYGVFAITAAAAGTIDMAQLARLQVYVVLHSSIALLLSLWVLPGLVALLTPLRHGDVLRAFRGPLVTAFATANLLIVLPVPRMASDCLPRRTPRPAAPIPRPNQPLTSWCQRHSPSRILA comes from the coding sequence ATGTCCGTTGCCACGCAGGTCTTTATCGGTTTGGGGGGCGGCCTGCTGACAGGCCTGTTCTTTGGCGAGCACGCCGCTTTCCTGCGCATCGGTGGTGACGTATTTATCGCTGCCCTGCAAATCACCGTCATCCCCTACGTGCTAGTGGCGCTGATTACCTCGCTCGGCCGGCTGGATCTGAGCGACGCCAAGAATCTCGTACTCAGGGCTGGCAGCGTCTTGCTGCTGCTCTGGGCCATCGGGCTGTTCGTTGTCTTTCTCGCGCCGCTATCCTTCCCGGATTGGCCTTCCGCCTCCTTTTTTAGCACCAGCCAGATCCAGGATCAGCCGCCGGTGGATTTTCTGCGGCTGTATATTCCGTCGAACATCTTCTACTCGTTGTCCAACGCCGTCGTGCCGGCAGTGGTGGTCTCTAGTATCCTGCTGGGCGTGGCCTTAATCCAGGTGCAAGGGAAAGATCGGCTGATCGATGTCCTGACCACGCTGGGAGTCGCCCTGATGCGTGTCACGGGCTATATCGGTCGGCTTGCGCCCTACGGCGTGTTTGCGATCACGGCTGCCGCGGCCGGCACCATCGACATGGCCCAGCTTGCGCGACTGCAGGTCTATGTCGTGCTGCACTCGTCCATTGCCTTGCTTCTCAGCTTGTGGGTTTTGCCTGGACTCGTCGCATTGCTGACGCCTTTACGTCATGGGGATGTGTTGCGCGCCTTTCGCGGCCCCCTTGTTACGGCCTTTGCCACCGCGAACCTGCTGATCGTGCTTCCGGTGCCGCGGATGGCAAGCGACTGCTTGCCGAGGCGGACCCCGAGACCAGCAGCCCCGATCCCGAGGCCAAATCAGCCATTGACATCCTGGTGCCAGCGGCATTCCCCTTCCCGAATCTTGGCCTGA
- a CDS encoding glycine zipper family protein: MKPSHLAILLVSTLALTACGETTTSRAGSGAMMGAAAGAALGSLSGNAGRGAAIGAGAGVLGGFLFDQHQRGNID; the protein is encoded by the coding sequence ATGAAACCCAGCCATCTGGCCATCCTCCTTGTCTCCACGCTGGCACTCACAGCCTGCGGTGAAACCACCACCAGTCGCGCCGGTAGCGGCGCCATGATGGGTGCCGCCGCCGGCGCCGCCTTGGGCTCCTTGAGCGGGAACGCCGGGCGTGGCGCCGCAATCGGCGCTGGTGCCGGCGTTCTTGGCGGCTTCCTTTTCGATCAGCATCAGCGCGGCAACATCGACTGA
- a CDS encoding DUF3611 family protein: MAVAPWPPKNPAQLGATFKKIGWIGFITQLVLLAIPLMLALYMVLGFSPESPARKGIDLSNYLSYGSLIVTIFTAVWFFRYPRLGRRIAASDPALSGGGVLKTIWIGVWASAIGIVFSMLLLFGSAGRMLFVMLANPQTGLNISPQIGTNPGQFISALDGISLISLLILLTAELVVLGLSMWLLYRTATPQTKSATQL, encoded by the coding sequence ATGGCTGTCGCACCCTGGCCTCCGAAGAACCCCGCGCAACTTGGCGCGACCTTTAAAAAAATCGGCTGGATCGGTTTTATCACCCAGTTGGTTTTGCTCGCTATCCCGCTGATGCTCGCACTCTACATGGTCCTCGGGTTCTCGCCCGAGTCCCCTGCTCGCAAGGGCATCGATCTCAGCAACTATCTGTCCTATGGCAGCCTGATCGTCACCATTTTCACCGCGGTTTGGTTCTTCCGCTACCCGCGGTTGGGCCGGCGCATTGCCGCTTCGGATCCTGCTCTCAGTGGTGGTGGGGTACTCAAGACCATCTGGATTGGCGTCTGGGCGAGTGCTATTGGTATCGTCTTTTCCATGCTGTTGCTGTTCGGGTCGGCTGGGCGCATGCTTTTCGTCATGCTCGCCAATCCGCAGACGGGTCTTAACATCTCCCCGCAAATCGGCACCAATCCCGGTCAGTTCATCTCCGCGCTGGATGGCATTAGTCTGATCTCTTTGCTGATCCTGCTGACCGCCGAGCTGGTGGTGCTCGGGCTGTCAATGTGGCTGCTCTACCGCACGGCTACGCCACAGACGAAATCGGCCACACAGCTGTAA
- a CDS encoding Na+/H+ antiporter subunit E, producing MGVDWVLGLAAAIAATLLSLRLLPPGPGTVRPWPLLKYVRRFMTQSFVGGVDVACRALDPRSVSQPGLISHRTRLRPGPRRTLFGALTSQIPGSVALGSDQPDEMLYHCLDPSPSAARDLVENEALFLAIRATDHAEQQESCP from the coding sequence ATGGGGGTTGATTGGGTCCTCGGCTTGGCCGCCGCAATCGCCGCTACGCTGCTTAGTCTAAGGTTGCTCCCACCCGGGCCTGGCACTGTGCGACCCTGGCCGTTGCTCAAGTACGTCAGGCGGTTCATGACGCAATCCTTTGTTGGCGGGGTCGATGTTGCATGTCGCGCGCTTGATCCTCGTTCAGTGTCGCAACCCGGGCTCATCTCGCACCGCACGCGCTTGCGCCCTGGTCCGCGCCGAACCTTGTTTGGCGCACTGACCAGCCAGATTCCGGGCAGCGTCGCCCTTGGCTCGGATCAGCCCGACGAGATGCTCTATCACTGCCTCGATCCCAGTCCATCCGCCGCGCGGGATCTCGTCGAGAATGAGGCGCTGTTTCTGGCGATCCGCGCCACGGACCACGCCGAACAACAGGAGTCCTGCCCATGA
- the gltS gene encoding sodium/glutamate symporter produces MDMQDGLLRIDSFLAVTIGILVLFVGKRINSRVRLFQDLSIPDPVTGGLLFSVLFALFYLIFGLVVELELRARDVLLVYFFTTIGINARAADLLAGGRPFVILLLITLGFMFAQNLTGIAVAGLFDLPAAVGVVGGTVSLIGGHGTTIAWAPTIAEQQGIANAMEIGIASATFGLILASLMGGPIARFLITRHGLTPSPAQAGENEQKYSRDDIQEIGLSEQQQAAGVTHMDFLAAMLAIHVAIILGYVLNGIIGEFGLKLPLFVTCLFAGILLTNLVPTRLYRALGIGWPTRTPAIALIADVALGTFLAMSLMSMQLWTLIDLAAPIFTILAAQFALAVVVTILVLFPLLGRDYDAAVVAAGFGGVTLGSTPTAMANMATVTQRYGASHRAFIIVPLVSAFFIDLANALIIPFFLRTFA; encoded by the coding sequence ATGGACATGCAAGACGGGCTGCTGCGCATCGATTCTTTCCTCGCGGTCACCATTGGCATTTTGGTGCTCTTCGTCGGCAAGCGCATCAACAGCCGCGTGCGCCTGTTTCAGGATCTGAGCATCCCGGACCCGGTAACCGGCGGTCTGCTGTTCTCCGTGCTCTTTGCCTTGTTTTACCTGATCTTCGGCCTCGTCGTGGAACTCGAGCTGCGCGCTCGCGATGTGCTACTTGTCTACTTCTTCACCACCATTGGCATTAATGCACGGGCAGCCGATCTGCTCGCTGGCGGTCGGCCCTTCGTGATACTTCTGCTGATCACCCTTGGCTTTATGTTCGCGCAAAACCTGACCGGCATCGCTGTCGCGGGGCTGTTCGACCTACCGGCAGCGGTCGGGGTGGTGGGCGGCACCGTGTCATTGATTGGCGGTCATGGCACCACCATTGCGTGGGCGCCGACCATCGCCGAACAACAGGGCATCGCCAATGCCATGGAGATTGGTATCGCCAGCGCCACCTTCGGCCTGATTCTGGCGAGTCTGATGGGCGGTCCAATCGCGCGCTTTCTGATCACGCGCCATGGACTCACACCGTCCCCAGCCCAAGCGGGCGAGAACGAGCAGAAATACAGTCGCGATGACATTCAGGAAATCGGTCTTTCCGAGCAACAGCAGGCCGCTGGCGTCACCCACATGGACTTCCTCGCCGCCATGCTGGCCATTCATGTCGCGATTATTCTTGGCTATGTGCTCAATGGCATTATCGGGGAGTTCGGGCTCAAGCTGCCGCTATTCGTGACCTGCCTGTTCGCCGGTATCCTGCTGACTAATCTGGTGCCGACGCGGCTGTATCGCGCGCTCGGCATCGGGTGGCCGACGCGCACCCCGGCGATCGCGCTAATCGCGGACGTTGCGCTCGGCACCTTTCTGGCCATGTCGCTGATGAGTATGCAACTGTGGACGCTGATCGATCTAGCAGCGCCCATTTTCACTATCCTGGCCGCGCAGTTCGCGCTGGCCGTGGTGGTGACCATCCTGGTGCTCTTCCCCCTGCTCGGGCGCGACTACGACGCCGCCGTGGTGGCCGCGGGCTTTGGCGGCGTCACCCTGGGCTCGACACCGACGGCGATGGCCAACATGGCCACGGTGACCCAGCGTTACGGGGCCTCTCACCGCGCCTTCATCATCGTGCCGCTGGTGTCCGCCTTTTTTATTGATCTTGCCAACGCGCTGATTATTCCGTTTTTCCTGCGGACCTTTGCCTGA
- a CDS encoding mechanosensitive ion channel family protein, protein MAIILDKPFRVGDFVKTSETLGVIEHIGVKTTRIRSLSGELIVVSNSDLLTTRIHNFKQFNERRVVFRIGVAYQTPQDMLERIPDMLREAVEAQPLARFDRAHFFEFADFALTFEVVYFVLSPALWAMRSSADLPNLLSPICR, encoded by the coding sequence ATGGCGATCATCCTCGACAAGCCGTTCCGGGTCGGTGACTTTGTCAAGACTAGCGAGACCCTTGGCGTGATCGAGCACATCGGGGTCAAGACAACCCGCATCCGCAGCCTCTCGGGTGAGTTGATCGTGGTGTCCAACAGCGATCTGCTCACCACCCGCATTCACAATTTCAAGCAGTTCAATGAGCGACGCGTCGTCTTCCGAATCGGCGTTGCCTATCAGACCCCGCAGGACATGCTAGAGCGCATCCCCGACATGCTGCGCGAGGCGGTCGAAGCGCAGCCGCTGGCGCGCTTCGATCGTGCTCACTTTTTTGAATTCGCCGATTTCGCGCTGACCTTCGAGGTGGTCTACTTCGTTCTCAGCCCGGCCTTGTGGGCGATGAGATCGAGCGCGGATTTGCCGAATTTGCTGTCGCCTATCTGCAGATAG
- a CDS encoding Rap1a/Tai family immunity protein, producing MECKKLISLPISATLSLVGVLLFLTLPIATPALAVDNDDLRFETTDDLIAVCSAPNSSAAQLGCTGFIEATVQYHDAVSDRKNLKRLACFPNGTSIEDGRVAFLSWAKTNKANKELMSELPVIGLVRSLAAAYPCP from the coding sequence ATGGAATGCAAAAAACTGATTTCCCTCCCTATTTCCGCCACTCTTTCGCTCGTTGGTGTCCTTCTTTTCCTGACTCTGCCAATTGCGACGCCGGCGCTGGCCGTCGACAACGACGACCTCCGTTTTGAAACCACGGATGACCTGATTGCCGTTTGTTCCGCGCCAAATTCCAGTGCCGCGCAATTGGGCTGTACCGGTTTCATTGAGGCGACCGTGCAATATCACGACGCGGTCTCGGATCGGAAGAATCTCAAACGACTCGCCTGCTTCCCGAACGGCACTAGCATTGAGGATGGCCGCGTTGCCTTTTTGAGCTGGGCTAAAACAAACAAAGCCAACAAGGAACTCATGAGTGAGTTGCCTGTTATTGGACTGGTTCGCTCCCTGGCCGCGGCCTATCCCTGCCCATGA
- a CDS encoding tellurite resistance TerB family protein — translation MLNQIKTFFREHLTPGADETAAAEQHRLQLAVAALLLEMTQMDGEVRPEQCARVQSAISEHFGLSQDETRSLVELAEAERNDATDYFQFTSLINAAYAAEQKERIIEQLWAVALADDALHRYEEHLVRKIALLLHVPHPAFIAAKHRISGGSGA, via the coding sequence ATGTTGAACCAGATTAAGACCTTCTTTCGCGAACACTTGACGCCGGGCGCGGATGAAACAGCCGCCGCTGAGCAGCATCGGCTGCAGCTCGCTGTTGCCGCGCTGCTGCTGGAAATGACCCAGATGGACGGCGAGGTCCGACCGGAGCAATGCGCGCGCGTTCAGTCGGCCATCAGTGAGCACTTTGGTTTAAGTCAGGATGAAACCCGCTCGCTTGTCGAGTTGGCCGAGGCCGAACGCAATGATGCCACCGATTATTTCCAGTTCACCTCTTTGATCAACGCGGCTTATGCCGCCGAGCAAAAAGAACGGATTATTGAGCAGTTATGGGCGGTGGCGCTAGCCGATGACGCGCTGCATCGCTACGAAGAACACCTTGTTCGCAAGATCGCGCTGCTTCTGCATGTTCCCCACCCAGCCTTTATCGCGGCCAAGCACCGTATCAGCGGCGGCAGCGGCGCCTGA
- a CDS encoding META domain-containing protein, which produces MARTLWFLTLAISSMPLTAVASEVEPLICFGTEPFWSLDLTELGKARFSTPDAAERDYQGNFNALNDRKESLWRGQAITADRPDETGEATGQATGDLVAFLRESPCSDGMSDTQHPYAVNLSLPDGRHLAGCCRRPAASEAPAPAAPPASSTGLEDMNWRLAELPGQSLAADQDTPSVRFENGRLQGFSGCNRVMGAYTLEEDRLILGNLAGSMMACAEPAMAMESRFLVLFAGELSVVLDGDRLTLTPSDQGANGADALQFEREATPTLAGTAWDVTGYNNGREAVVSPELGTQLTLGFADGRVAGSAGCNRFHGDFAVDGNRLTMGPFVTTRKLCEDATMVQERAFLAALAAVATWNIERGMLDLHQADGARALTASAAGHQSPIAPRP; this is translated from the coding sequence ATGGCCCGCACCCTTTGGTTTTTGACGCTCGCCATCTCAAGCATGCCGCTGACCGCGGTGGCGAGCGAAGTGGAACCGCTGATCTGCTTCGGCACCGAGCCCTTCTGGAGCCTTGATCTCACCGAGCTTGGAAAGGCGCGTTTCTCGACTCCAGATGCCGCCGAGCGCGACTACCAGGGGAACTTCAATGCGCTGAACGATCGCAAGGAGTCGCTGTGGCGCGGCCAGGCGATCACGGCCGACCGCCCAGATGAAACCGGGGAGGCAACCGGGCAGGCCACCGGCGATCTGGTTGCCTTTCTGCGTGAGAGCCCGTGCAGCGACGGGATGTCCGACACACAGCATCCCTATGCGGTCAACCTCTCCCTGCCGGATGGCCGCCATCTGGCCGGCTGCTGTCGCCGGCCCGCGGCGTCCGAGGCCCCCGCGCCCGCCGCGCCCCCCGCATCCTCCACCGGACTGGAGGACATGAATTGGAGACTGGCCGAACTGCCGGGACAGAGCCTGGCCGCCGATCAAGACACGCCCAGCGTGCGTTTCGAGAATGGTCGACTGCAGGGCTTCTCCGGTTGCAATCGCGTCATGGGAGCATACACACTCGAGGAAGATCGCCTGATCCTCGGCAACCTCGCCGGCAGCATGATGGCCTGTGCCGAGCCGGCCATGGCCATGGAGAGCCGCTTTCTCGTCCTCTTTGCGGGAGAACTGAGCGTCGTCCTGGACGGCGATCGCCTGACCTTGACGCCGTCTGACCAGGGTGCGAACGGAGCGGATGCGCTGCAATTCGAGCGGGAGGCGACGCCCACGCTGGCCGGCACCGCATGGGATGTCACCGGCTACAATAATGGGCGCGAGGCGGTGGTCAGCCCAGAGCTCGGCACCCAACTGACGCTCGGGTTCGCGGATGGCAGGGTCGCGGGCAGCGCCGGCTGCAACCGCTTCCACGGCGACTTCGCGGTCGATGGCAACAGGCTGACAATGGGACCCTTCGTGACCACGCGCAAACTCTGCGAGGACGCGACCATGGTCCAGGAGCGGGCATTTCTCGCCGCGCTTGCCGCCGTGGCTACCTGGAACATCGAGCGCGGCATGCTGGATTTGCACCAGGCGGACGGCGCGCGAGCGCTGACGGCCAGCGCGGCAGGTCACCAATCACCCATCGCGCCAAGACCCTGA